The following coding sequences lie in one Hymenobacter sp. APR13 genomic window:
- a CDS encoding ComF family protein has product MVFITPPIPPADVISLGVYHPWHGGNNPAFDAFSSLVLSLKKQETRGLNYFLAQLAPLFRDGIAIAVVPSHDPANTTSGMKTLAKHLINNTARIDAVDCLQRTVKVVKSATGGDRSIQKHLGSIQVNQPELIRGQTVLLLDDVTTSHNSLQACRSLLLDAGAASVQGYALGQTQ; this is encoded by the coding sequence ATGGTTTTCATCACCCCACCAATCCCACCCGCTGACGTTATTTCACTAGGCGTTTATCACCCTTGGCACGGTGGCAACAATCCTGCTTTTGATGCTTTTAGTAGCCTTGTTCTAAGTCTAAAGAAACAGGAAACCAGAGGTTTGAACTACTTCCTAGCGCAACTAGCACCACTTTTTCGAGACGGTATTGCTATTGCCGTAGTCCCCTCTCATGACCCAGCAAACACCACTTCGGGCATGAAAACGTTGGCTAAACACCTGATAAACAACACAGCACGTATTGATGCAGTAGACTGTTTACAGCGGACAGTGAAAGTGGTGAAGTCAGCTACAGGTGGTGACCGTAGCATACAAAAGCACCTTGGCTCCATTCAGGTGAATCAGCCTGAACTAATCAGAGGGCAGACAGTATTGCTACTGGATGACGTAACCACCTCTCATAATTCGCTTCAGGCTTGCCGCTCCTTGCTCCTAGATGCTGGAGCTGCTTCAGTGCAGGGGTATGCCCTTGGTCAAACTCAATGA
- a CDS encoding DUF5712 family protein, with amino-acid sequence MVAKIPSSGKGLSQRTGSCAGLVEYLEKEVQGEWFSLDREDVPAAEVTQTLDRNKRNLNRDADKYYQVILAPSQAELRHIGSDPEKLKTYTRAAMEEYAANFGKGIEGKDLVYFAKVEHERTTGPQDRAVQVGDVKRGQAKEGEQTHVHVLVSRTENLARYTERKQAGELDRKNPYHLSPLTNHKNTERGVVTGGFERKQYSERVEQAFDQAFGYERPLVETFRYAHTMQHGTPEECTALRAQALREQLQRQAAQQAAEQKQPQQAVTPQRDVTPAAPDQAVTPAVEHPAPRPERRSRGIGM; translated from the coding sequence ATGGTTGCCAAAATCCCCAGTTCCGGCAAGGGCCTGTCCCAGCGCACCGGCAGCTGCGCGGGCCTGGTCGAGTACCTTGAAAAGGAGGTGCAAGGCGAGTGGTTCAGCCTCGACCGCGAGGACGTGCCCGCCGCCGAAGTTACGCAGACGCTCGACCGCAACAAGCGCAATTTGAACCGCGACGCCGACAAGTACTACCAGGTGATACTTGCCCCGAGCCAGGCTGAACTGCGCCATATTGGCAGCGACCCGGAGAAGCTGAAAACCTACACCCGGGCGGCGATGGAAGAGTACGCGGCCAACTTTGGGAAGGGCATCGAGGGGAAAGACCTGGTGTACTTCGCCAAGGTGGAGCACGAACGCACGACCGGCCCCCAGGACCGGGCGGTGCAGGTGGGCGACGTGAAGCGGGGCCAGGCCAAGGAAGGTGAGCAGACGCACGTTCACGTCCTGGTCAGCCGCACAGAGAACCTTGCCCGCTACACCGAGCGCAAGCAGGCCGGCGAGTTGGACCGCAAGAACCCCTACCATCTGAGCCCACTGACCAACCACAAAAACACCGAGCGCGGGGTAGTAACGGGCGGCTTCGAGCGCAAGCAGTACTCGGAGCGGGTAGAGCAGGCCTTTGACCAGGCGTTCGGCTACGAGCGGCCCCTGGTCGAAACCTTCCGCTATGCCCACACGATGCAGCACGGCACCCCCGAGGAATGCACGGCCCTGCGCGCCCAGGCCCTGCGCGAGCAGCTGCAACGCCAGGCGGCGCAGCAAGCCGCCGAGCAAAAGCAGCCGCAGCAGGCCGTGACCCCGCAGCGCGACGTGACCCCAGCCGCCCCGGACCAAGCTGTTACGCCGGCCGTGGAGCACCCCGCCCCGAGGCCGGAGCGTCGCAGCCGAGGAATCGGAATGTAG
- a CDS encoding HAD hydrolase-like protein yields the protein MYLIFDLDQTLLDSSIAEVHRKNRQWPNVYPLIPRMGVYDGIEEIFAHISRTDTKVAVVTSSPGTYCSKVIQHYKWPIPITVCYHDTTQRKPHPAPIQLALERLGNPPLDQVYSFGDMATDITASNAAGVHSVACLWGSNDPAALLAAQPEFTFNTPHEVVAFLDKLRA from the coding sequence ATGTACCTAATCTTTGACCTCGACCAGACATTACTTGATTCTAGTATTGCAGAAGTGCATCGCAAAAACAGGCAGTGGCCAAACGTTTATCCCCTTATCCCTAGAATGGGAGTGTACGATGGCATTGAGGAAATTTTCGCTCATATCAGCCGGACTGACACCAAGGTCGCCGTTGTGACATCGTCTCCTGGAACATACTGTAGCAAAGTCATTCAGCACTATAAGTGGCCCATTCCCATTACAGTATGCTACCATGACACTACACAGCGCAAACCACACCCTGCACCAATTCAGCTTGCATTAGAGCGGCTAGGCAACCCTCCCCTCGATCAAGTATACTCTTTCGGGGATATGGCTACTGACATTACTGCCTCTAATGCAGCAGGAGTACACAGCGTGGCATGCTTATGGGGAAGTAATGACCCTGCAGCTCTGTTAGCAGCGCAGCCAGAGTTCACTTTCAACACCCCGCATGAAGTAGTAGCCTTCTTAGATAAATTGCGCGCTTAG
- a CDS encoding DNA-processing protein DprA, with protein sequence MLELLQCRGMPLVKLNENPNMRSEYILTLLKTPRIGRKTAEFIIASCSDTPHRVADLLDCFHTARKKRPSMPVPTLDDLHTAHEKALTVLSKCEQSGVDVLSTDDRHYPDRYRNIPDRPLLVYAKGNLQALNTEHSVAIIGTREPSAFGNKAGYRLAQLFAEQRFTVISGLATGCDTIAHRACLDAGGQTVAVLASGVDYIYPKENRGLAQEILETNGCLISEYEVGVKPQPVFFIDRDRLQSGLSDAVIVIETDIKGGTMHTVKFSQQQDRYLACLSHPAQYRDHDKAQGNNMLIHDKKAFPLGSSEEISRFRNLLVHGQYRDSDQAPIAQPLTTLPKATAALSASAQNPNYHADGEYELHVSPGTQYKFF encoded by the coding sequence ATGCTGGAGCTGCTTCAGTGCAGGGGTATGCCCTTGGTCAAACTCAATGAGAACCCCAACATGAGATCCGAATATATCTTAACCCTGCTCAAAACGCCTAGAATCGGTCGTAAAACAGCAGAATTCATCATTGCCAGCTGCTCGGATACCCCTCACCGCGTTGCTGACCTATTAGATTGCTTTCACACGGCTCGCAAGAAGCGACCTAGTATGCCAGTGCCTACTCTTGATGACCTCCACACAGCACATGAGAAGGCACTAACAGTACTGAGCAAGTGTGAGCAAAGCGGAGTCGACGTGCTTTCAACAGATGACAGGCACTATCCCGACCGCTACCGGAATATTCCAGACCGGCCGTTACTAGTGTATGCTAAGGGCAATTTGCAGGCACTTAACACGGAGCATTCAGTTGCCATCATTGGAACTAGAGAACCTAGCGCTTTTGGTAACAAAGCAGGTTATCGGTTAGCCCAATTGTTTGCTGAACAGCGATTTACCGTTATCAGTGGCTTAGCTACTGGCTGTGACACCATCGCGCACCGAGCTTGCCTAGATGCAGGGGGGCAAACGGTGGCAGTACTGGCAAGTGGCGTGGACTACATTTATCCGAAAGAGAACAGGGGGTTAGCGCAAGAAATTCTTGAGACTAATGGGTGTCTAATCTCTGAATATGAGGTTGGCGTAAAGCCTCAACCCGTCTTTTTTATTGACCGCGACCGTTTGCAAAGTGGTCTTAGTGACGCCGTTATCGTCATTGAGACAGATATTAAAGGCGGCACTATGCACACCGTCAAATTCTCACAACAGCAAGACCGCTATCTAGCATGCCTTTCACATCCAGCACAGTATCGCGACCATGACAAGGCACAGGGGAATAACATGCTTATTCACGATAAGAAAGCCTTCCCGCTAGGCAGTAGCGAAGAAATCAGTCGATTCCGCAACCTGCTTGTGCATGGCCAATACAGAGACTCAGACCAAGCCCCAATAGCACAACCATTGACTACACTTCCTAAAGCAACAGCAGCACTCTCAGCTTCTGCACAAAACCCTAATTATCATGCAGATGGGGAGTATGAGCTTCATGTATCACCTGGTACACAGTATAAGTTTTTTTAA
- a CDS encoding BfmA/BtgA family mobilization protein has product MDKTIRADEAAYQGFRKLAKEHSLTNPELLAAMVQYFRVTKADPREPNGPDLSSALGKLTAKLDQLDKRTIGFIREQEKTYLKPILAEVQAVHSWTAAPIGMTEPQLTDVEQWLTSVVRKAFKPEYRHPNLLSSAAPSYDAFPELAPLRKVLTTVLGRELNPAQFIPRVPAPTPAAATPPPPSPATPPA; this is encoded by the coding sequence ATGGACAAAACGATACGTGCCGACGAAGCGGCGTACCAGGGTTTCCGGAAGCTGGCCAAGGAGCACAGCCTGACCAATCCCGAACTGCTGGCCGCGATGGTGCAGTACTTCCGGGTGACTAAGGCCGACCCCCGCGAGCCTAACGGCCCGGACCTGAGCAGCGCCCTAGGCAAGCTCACGGCCAAGCTCGACCAATTGGACAAGCGCACCATTGGATTCATCCGGGAGCAGGAGAAGACCTACCTCAAGCCCATTCTGGCCGAGGTGCAGGCCGTGCACAGCTGGACGGCCGCTCCCATCGGGATGACCGAGCCCCAGCTGACGGACGTGGAGCAGTGGCTGACGTCGGTGGTCCGCAAGGCCTTCAAACCCGAGTACCGGCACCCGAACCTGCTGAGCAGCGCCGCCCCCAGCTACGACGCCTTTCCGGAGCTGGCCCCGTTGCGCAAGGTGCTCACGACCGTACTCGGCCGCGAGCTGAACCCAGCCCAGTTCATTCCGCGAGTCCCCGCGCCGACGCCGGCCGCCGCTACCCCACCGCCCCCTTCACCCGCCACCCCGCCCGCCTAA